The nucleotide sequence GGGCAAGGGgttacttttaaaattgaaatttatgccctggcaatgctgaagcatgtgTGGGCAGCCTGTTTATGGTGGTTTTGTTGAACTTgttcatattgggtttcatggtaaCAGTTGATGAGGATGCCTTAAgagtgcaccagatctcattaaagatggttctgagccactatatggttgctgggaattgattcaggacctttggaagaacaggcagtgctcttaaccgctgggtcatctctccagcttaccAGAACATAAATGAGTCAAAGGCAGCTGAATTTTCAACGTCTATACCAGCaagggtgacagctcacaaaactgggaacctggagcacactgcacaccctgcaggcagctcaacaggatAGAGAGTGTCTTTTCTAGGTACCTCAGGAGTGTGAACCCTTCTAGGCAGCTCCACTGGTTCCTGCTTCTTTGAGGCAGCTGTTTTGGTCTCAGGGTCTCCTTTGTGGCTTTTCTTCTCTGGGAGCATTCTTTGAAGTTCAGCTTTCTTCCCTATAAAATAGACTCACAACTTTTATGTTTATTCCTACTGGTGGGGACCTAGTAAGTCTGATGAATTTCAGGCACTTCCTGAAGCTATCTTGAGTTGTGTACCTTCCTGTTTAAAGAACTTCCCTACAGAGAAGTAATTTATTCAACCTTGGAGGAAGCTATAAAGACATAATAGACCATTTTCCCATATTATCACAGATGTAAAAATTCTCATATAAAATCctgaaaactgaatccaagaacacataaaaaagatgGCCCACCTTGGTCATACATAaagctttattccagagatgcagaaatggttcaacatatgtaaattgataaatgtaatccactatataaataacTTGAAAgacgaaaaacaaaaacaaaaatatatgacCCCTTCATTAAacacagaaaaggcctttgacaaaattccaacaccccttcatgatataAATCCTGTAGGCTTTAGGGATTCAAGGGACATAACTTCAACATAATAGAGTCATTTTACAGAAAGCTCATAGTCAACATcttaatggagagaaactcaaaggaattctactaaaatcaggaacaagacagggttgtctactctctccatacctattcaatatatcacataaaaatatattttcaataaaagaaccATAACTATTTTCTTACTCAGTCTGAGTATTTATGTGACCCTCATGGAAGAAGAAAAGTTTTCATGAACTTAAACTGTTAAATAGCTGGGTGGTTTTTCCCCCTTGCTTCATGACATGCCATTCTTATGTGAGAGAatctggaaaaaagaaacaagagccATATAATGTTCAATATTACAACTTCTTAAAAAACACtagactgtgtcctttgctttacagaagcttgcagtttcaggaggtcccgtttattaatagtttctttcagtgtctgtgctactaggattatatttaggaaatggtctcctgtaccaatgcattcaagtatacttcccactttctcttctataaggttcagtgtggctggctttatgttgaggtctttgatccatttgaacttgagttttgttcatggagatagatatggatctattttcattcttctacatgttgatatacgGTTTTGcgagcaccatttgttaaatatgtttccattttatattttttgcttctttgtcaaaaatcaggtgtgtggctggatatctgggtcttcgatttggttccattggtcctcctgtctgtttttatgccaataccaagctgttttcagtactgtagctctgtagtagagtttgaagtcagggattgtgatgcctccagaagttcctttatggaacaggattgttttgggtcttttgctttttccatatgaagttgactactttaagacaaaatggcagcctacagaatgggaaaagatcttcaccaaccccacatcagacagatgactgatctccaaaatatacaaataactcaagaaattggtcatcataagaacaaataatccaataaaacaaatgggttacagacctaaacagagaactctcaacagaaaaatctaaaatgatagaaagacacttaagggaatgctcaacatccttaatcatcagagaaatgcaaatcaaaacaactctgagattccatcttacacctgtcagaatggccacaatcaaaaacactgatgacaatttatgctggagaggttgtggggtaaagagaacatttctgcattgctggtgggaatgcaagctggtacagcccctttggatgtcagtgtggcaatttctcagaaaattaggaaacaattttcctcaagacctagtaataccacttttgggtatatacccaaaggatgctcaatcgtaccacaaggacatgtgctcagctacattcatagcagcattgtttgtcatagctataacctggaaacaacctaaatgcccctcaactaaagaatgggtaaggaaagtgtggtacatttacacaatggagcaatacacagtagaaaaaaaacatcttgaaatttgtgggcaaatggatggatctagaaaactcatactgaagtaacccagacccataaagacaaatatcatatgcattcactcataagtggcttttacacataaaacaaagaaaaccagcctaaaattcacaatccgtgagaacttagacaacaataaggacactaagagagacatacatggatgtattctacatgggaagtagaaaaagacaagatgatCTGAGTAAATtcagagcatggggaccatgggagggggttaaaggaaaggggagagaaagggagaggagaaaagaaaaatgtatagctcaataaaatcaatataaaacacTAGATATTACTTAAAGCACCACACTCAGATTGCGAAAAGCATTGGGTAATATTTGAGGAGTCTGGATGTTCTTGCTGACATTCTGAGTATTTACAGATGTGTAACCAGAAAAGTTAGCAAGAGGTACATTTTAGAAGAGCGCTAGAAATCAGGGTGAAAGTGGGCATCCAGGTCATAAATGGGAGACTTTGATGGATGAAGAAGGCTTGAAGACagtgatggggtggggaggaaatgggGAAGGTTAGCATTCAGAATGAGTAAAGATAAAATCATCAGTATCTTAGCCAACAGCAACACAAAAATGATACATAATCCATGTGTCTCCTGAGCAGAGATCAAACCTCCTCCTGAAGAGTGCACAAAATGTCACATAGCATTTAAATGTTCTATTTAAGAGTGGTAATTACAGTGTTaactatttgtaatttttttaatttttattaagattttatttcatgtgtctgCGTATGATTAGATGTTCTTGAGTTCAGGTGCCTCTTTGAAGCTACCTATGGAGttggatcccccggaactggagttccaggcatttgtgagctgctgACATGGACTGTGCATACctaacacaggtcctctgcaagaacagttttTGTTCTTAACCACTGCATTGCACTTGCAGCCCCATGTTCATGCttttaaatagattttatatttatttatttattatgtatacagtatacaatattctgtctgtgtgtatgtctgcagaccagaatagggcagcagacctcattacagatggttgtgagccaccatgtggttgccgggaattgaactcatgacctttggaagagcaggaaatgctcttaaccactgagccatctctccagccccctaaatagattttttttaatctggccTTCATTTGGTGTTAATATtccctttggttttatatttaccattaaatatttgtttcaaGGAGAGATCATGTTTGCATATAATTTTACCTAAGTAATAGTAAACCATTTATCtatcattatattttaaacagaacTTATGATTCTTTTATATAAGAAATTATTCATTGTTATTGTGATCCTTCTTTTAAGAtgtataaatcataaaaatacgGACTGATTTATGATATTTGACATTCTTATTACTGTAAAATCCCAAATATTGACATCTACTGAGAATTTAAGGTACTCGAGGCTTTTTTACATTTCTCAACCAAGTTTTTAAGGATttcaaatatgtgtgtatgtgtgtgtgtgtatctgtgtatgtatgtatatagtccCAAGAAATACCGGTGTAGATATAGCACCAGACAGCATCCTGGTCAGGTTAACATGCAGGGTCTCATTTGGTTCTCACAGGTTGAGAGGTTTTTCTAGTTCCAGATGAGGAAGCTAACACATATCACCAAGCAGGTCCTCATCGCTAGTAGGAGGCAGAGTCTACCTCCCAAACACACGACTCTGCTAATGCACTCTTGACCCAGCCCGATGTGGGCTCTGGAACTGAGAATCACAGATAGAATGGGGAAGAATCACGTGTACTTGTTTCTGTGATCCTGAAGGGCCCACTAGGCCGCATGTACCGCTGCGTGTGACCTAGAGCATGCGCAAACCAAAGTGCGTTCGCTGTCCTCTCACCTTCTCACAGTGTAGTTCCCCAAACCACATGTCCATGTTTGGAAGACGGAAGATCAGAGGGACAGCTCCCCTCATCCTTCATGTCAGCAAATTGCTCCTGTCCAACACAGGCCTGATGGGTCAGGGTGGGAAGTGTGCTAGTCTGGTGTTTGCTGAGGGCTGGCTCCTAGCTCAGCTTTCCTGATTTGCTGCTTCTTAATCCTTCCttatcagtgtgtgtggtgtgtgtcccaTCTGTCACCTGATTACATCTGAGTGAGCTGTACCATGGCACATCAGCCCCATTGAGCCCCATTTTCTTACGGCAAATGCAAACGGTGTCTGTATCTGGagaccaaaaaagaagaaaaaaatgaggaggATGGGTGGCcccagctttttaaaagaagttatAGAGCGGCATCCTTTGGAGTTGActgctgtgtgcatgcctgagtgcCGCTTAGAGCAGCTGTTGAAAATCCCCCTAGTTGTCTCTGGGGATGTCAACAAAATTAGTGGTTTGATGTGAACTGATTGAATTTTTAGAGTCTTGGGCCTTAagaggaaaaatggaagaaaaccaGTAGCAGCATGTGGGATTGTAGGGTTGGTTACCCCGGAGCTGGTGCCTTTGCTGCCTGGAAGCTCTGGGATGACTGAAGGCGTGGTTCTGCAGATGGTTGGTTTGTTATTCCAGCAGCGCTGGCCCGTTGAATGGTGGGGTGCTGTGTTCAGATGCACCGGTGTAGCTTTAAGTCCCTTACTGGAAGGCAGGTGTACTTGTGAGGGTTGTGATCTTTGGACCTGGGTAGATCTTATTTGAGAGACCACTTTACTTGCATACATATGTTGTCAAGGCTACTCTGAGATTGCTCAGTTTTGGAAACCTAAGCATATTATGAAGATTAAATCAGGCCTACTtaaggcttacacacacacacacacacacacacacacacacacacacacacacatgcgcgcacacacgcacacatacacacacaccagaaaaggaAATAATGCATGCAAACCTAGCAACCATTAAGTACATTGACTTTGCTGTGTGCAATCCAATCCACATAAGATATCAATGTAATATGGAGTTCCCCTTTTATTCCCATAGGAAGGTGTCAGAGTGCTCTATGTATCATGGGTCTTGCTACCACATAGGTCTTAAACTGTCCTCTGGGAGTGCCTTCTTTCTTCAACCAACCCGTGCTACACAGTGCATTCCAACAGAAATGGAAAATACCAAGTCTCTCTCCTTTATCTGGCCTGTGATACCAATGTCACCCCAGATATGTTGGTTGATTCCAGCTTTCATGAACACATCCCACTGCATTGTATTTGAAGGCTTAGACAACCCTGACAGCCTTGGTATATGGGGACCTGTATATACTCCATACCTATATTCTATTCAATTTTCAGCTGTTCTTTAGGTGGCCCTCCCTTACACACCCTAAGCAACCTGAGgtctgtagctctgactggctgGCATTTAAACCACTCACTGAGACTCCTTGCCTCGTTAGGGTCTGTCCTGTTGATCCTCCTGGCACTGATCTCTGGATAACCCAGCACAGATAGAGGGTCTCCATACGTATTTATGCAGTAAATGAAGGAACTGATAAAACCAGACCCCTCTGGCTTTGCTGTAGATAAAGATGAAAGCCACTAGCAGATAACTAAATTGTAGTTCCGTATAAAAGTCAAGCCAGGGCAGGGATAGTTCCCAGGACAGGCTCAGGAATTCTTGGACCTTGTGCCTGGTACTTTTCACATATGTCGTTAAGAGCTTTCTCCATTGGCTTCTAAGTTTGCACTGTTTTGGATGGTTCTGATGACAGGTGTGTTTTTTTCCCAGCCAAAGGGAGGCAGTGAGGCCCAGAGCAAAGGTCTTAGATGCTAGCCATACAGTTGCAGTTTCTGGCCACCAGCTGTGTACCCTTTCTTAGCCAACCATCTAAAATTACAGTGTCTTTAGTTGTCCAGTAggctaataataaaaatatctcaaaGGGTCATTGGAAAAATAGCTACATATAAAAATTTACCCGGTGCTTGGAATATTTTTGTTACTCTGGTAAGGCATTTCAGTGATGTGGGCACAAATGACTAAAGTGTGTTGGTGCTGTTGAGTTGCCCAAGTGTTACCAGCTAGAGCATTTCTCAATATGCCAGTGTGgtggctttaaaaataaaacacaggacAAAACCTCCTTGTATGGGGAGCAACACACACTGGCTACTCTGGCTTTTTCTACTCTGGATCCAACGCTGCTTCACATCAAGGCCAAGCTTCCCTGAGCTGTTTCTAGAGGCTAAGGACACAATGGAGCCAGTGTTGTAGGACCATTCCTGCAAGGGTATGGGGTGTCTTCAGCAGATGACTTTGGCTCGTGGATGCTCCATGTGCCTGATGGGAAATTCTGTGAATGGTACTGTGGTCTGAAGCTCCTCTTTTCCAGACTTCCTTCTACTGTCCTTCCAACTTTTTGTGATACTTAGAGCATAGCATTGATTCTTTCTCTGTCATGCATAAACCAAACTGTGTGAGTTCTAAGCTTTTACCCTATTTCTATATAGTTACAATGTGATCTTCCGATCACAGCCTCCCAAGGACAAGCCAGACCTCCCCAGTCAGGAGAGATCACCAGTTAGGCTATGATTCACTAGTGTGGATCTTGAGTTTCAAGGTTGTCCTTATTCAGGACAATCCTTAATAGGTCTGTCTTTAATATGCTGTCATGATTTTCTTTAACATTTGCGAACCAACAGTTTCTCCTGTCgttataaaaaggaagaaaactggcCACTCTCCAGTGTGGGTATAATGTCATCTGTGttctgatttctttgttttccttcttcattcCATCAAGCTGTCACTTGATTATTGTCTTTGTGACAGACCAGGTCCAGGGAACAGTCACCATCCGGAATATCAGTGCCCTGTCTTCGGGTCTGTACCAGTGCGTGGCTTCTAATGCCATCGGGACAAGCACCTGTCTCCTGGATCTTCAGGTGATCTCACGTAAGTACATAACTCAAGACGCAGATGTCCAGACCTTGGTTAAGTCACAAAATGCAGACTTCTTTATAAGTGTTCTGAGATTATGTGAATAGTAAACAAATTCTTTTAAAtcattgttgaaaatattttataaaaattttactaTTTAAGCCTCCCTGATATGCCGATCCTGTGACAGAGTGTCTTCTCAGGACCATCAAAACCAAACTAATCTTCATGTCATGGCGCTGTGGACATGACATTAGTCTGCAGTCACAGTAGTATGCAGTCTCGTGATACTCCTTTGCTTTCACCCCTAATCTCTTGGGTCTTCTGGGTGTTCAGTTATCAACAAGCAGTTTGGAACACTTCTTTTTGGTAGGGGAAATttagatgatttttattttggttgtggAAGGGCATCATGTGACTGGGATGAGGCCATAAACAATCTGAGATTCAAAGCTCTCTGGGACACTAAGGCAATTGAGTAGGCTCTGTCTCCTGCCCTATTCCAGCTGCGCTCTTCTGGGGccttgggaggtggtggtggtttactTGTCCAGCAGTCACTGCAAGCCTACTGGGAATGCCAAAGGTTAGTCAAGATCTGTTTTCATGTGGATAGGATGCTTTGGGCAGCTTTGTACATTTTAAACAGATGTATTGGTGTGAATATAGCTGTATGACATGTACTATTTCTCTCTTGTTTATTTAATCTCCCTTAAATATGTTTTGCAGCCCAGCCCCGAAGCGTTGGAGTCATCGCTGGAGCTGTCGGCACCGGGGTAGTCCTCATCATTATTTGTATTGCACTGATTTCAGGGGCATTCTTTTACTGGAGAAgcaaaaataaagaggaagaggaggaagatatCCCTAATGAAATCAGGTTAGTCTGTCAgattgctgatcttgcagagtcagtgtgtgtttctcttcataGTGGAGTCAAGGTTTCTTGGCCAGTCTTACAACTCTATGGTCAAGGTAATGTTAATGTCTAAATGCCATTTTCTTGTtatgtttattacttttcttcATGTCATACTCATGTTTATTCACGAAGATCCTTCATGAATCTAAGTAGGATGAAGAGCTCccctgtgccaccacagctgtgGGGTAGACCATGAATGTCACACCAGAACAGTTAGCCTGTAAGATCTGTGTTTCATGTTGGCCGCTGTAATAGATGGGAACATGTAGAGGCAAAGGGGTTGACCACAAACATACCAGTTTCTCTACCTAGTTAACTACTGTTCTGTGGCTTGCTATGAAGGAGCATATTAATCATATTCATCATGATAATAATATACACCAGGCATTGTGCATTATGTAAAAACACTTGATGCCTTTGGAGGAGCTATGTCTAGGGGTTGTCACCTGGTGGTGGCTTCCTGCCTGAATCACAAGGCAGCacagcatcacacacagagagatgggaggtatGTATCTGTTAGCCCTTTCTTTTCTTACAAAGCGGCTTGGATCCAGTCATTGTGCCCTATCCTGCTGGCTTTACCTAGTCCTAAACACCAGCCAGAGCTCCTGCTTCTCAATGCCATAGCTGATTACATTTCTCCCTCAAAAGTACCCCTCAATGGAGGTCAGTTTTCAACCCTTAATTTCTTAATGGACTTCCCAAGACATAAAAAATATAGcaggcagtttataaaagaataaaaatgttttaaggaaaaaaatgtgaagaTGGTGTTTAAAGCTTGGTGTTTAGCTCCTGGGGTGTGGGGGTCCAGACTGTCTCAGACTTGACTACATCATATCCCTGTTGGTATGCTTTAATGATCCAGGTCTTCTcagtttttctgaatttgttccccttccttctctggtCTTCCTCTCTGCTGCCAGCTTTCCTTGTTCACCTCCTGTAGCCTATCAGCACACCACAGTGGTTCTTCAAATTCTGTTAGCAGTACAGCCTAGACAACATGAATGACTTTTTCAACTTCTTGATGTCCTTAGTTTGCTCACCTGGGTGTTTTATAACAACTAATTCAGTGGGTTTCTTTGTAGGTTGTCTTCTTCATAGTTAAAagagatgtgtgtgtttatgtatttgtagACATGTGTTTCCATTATATATAACTTTATCTTTGTTTCATTTCAGAGAGGATGATCTTCCACCTAAATGCTCTTCTGCCAAAGCATTTCACACAGAGATATCCTCCTCGGAAAATAACACCTTGACCTCTTCCAATACCTACAACAGTCGATACTGGAACAACAATCCCAAAAACCACAGAAACACGGAGTCATTCAACCACTTCAGTGACTTACGCCAGTCTTTCTCTGGCAATGCCGTTATCCCCTCCATCTATGCAAATGGGAGCCATCTGGTCTCTGGCCCACATAAGACCCTGGTAGTGACAGCCAACAGAGAGTCCTCACCCCAGGTCATGCCCAGGAACAATGGTTCAGTCAGCAGGAAGCCTTGGCCTcagc is from Microtus pennsylvanicus isolate mMicPen1 chromosome 1, mMicPen1.hap1, whole genome shotgun sequence and encodes:
- the Igsf11 gene encoding immunoglobulin superfamily member 11 isoform X2, whose amino-acid sequence is MVIPLSNANQPEQVILYQGGQMFDGAPRFHGRVGFTGTMPATNVSIFINNTQLSDTGTYQCLVNNLPDRGGRNIGVAGLTVLVPPSAPHCQIQGSQDIGSDVILLCSSEEGIPRPTYLWEKLDNTLKLPPTATQDQVQGTVTIRNISALSSGLYQCVASNAIGTSTCLLDLQVISPQPRSVGVIAGAVGTGVVLIIICIALISGAFFYWRSKNKEEEEEDIPNEIREDDLPPKCSSAKAFHTEISSSENNTLTSSNTYNSRYWNNNPKNHRNTESFNHFSDLRQSFSGNAVIPSIYANGSHLVSGPHKTLVVTANRESSPQVMPRNNGSVSRKPWPQHTHSYTVSQVTLERIGAVPVMVPAQSRAGSLV